A window of Dorea formicigenerans contains these coding sequences:
- a CDS encoding TVP38/TMEM64 family protein has translation MNQRDKWKKFIPVMAILAIAVILVLIVKISGEPLSVDTIVKYTPKNVALAVIMLILLFGLKSLTIVLPLSILYLASGILFSPVAAVFISTVGLSVSITIPYCLGKCSGKQITEEIFQKYPKAKKLSEYQKQNTFFTCFITRIVGFLPGDIVSLYFGACDVNYLIYLVAGISGSLLSIVTTTLLGEKLNNPFSIEFVLVAFCRLLVSIVSIMLKILFTKKQKNV, from the coding sequence ATGAATCAGAGAGATAAGTGGAAAAAATTTATTCCGGTTATGGCAATTCTAGCGATAGCGGTGATACTTGTTTTGATCGTGAAAATATCAGGGGAACCATTATCCGTTGATACAATTGTAAAATATACACCGAAAAATGTGGCGCTCGCAGTGATAATGCTGATTCTATTATTTGGATTAAAGAGCTTGACGATAGTTCTGCCGCTTTCTATTTTATATCTTGCCAGTGGAATATTGTTTTCGCCGGTGGCAGCTGTGTTCATTAGTACAGTTGGTCTGTCTGTCTCCATTACAATTCCGTATTGTCTTGGAAAATGTAGTGGAAAACAGATTACAGAAGAAATATTTCAGAAATATCCGAAGGCAAAGAAGTTATCAGAATATCAAAAACAAAATACATTTTTTACTTGCTTTATAACGAGAATCGTTGGGTTCCTGCCAGGGGATATTGTCAGCTTGTATTTTGGTGCATGTGATGTGAATTATCTGATTTATCTTGTGGCAGGAATCAGTGGTTCATTACTTAGCATTGTGACGACGACCTTATTAGGAGAAAAGCTAAATAATCCGTTCTCAATAGAATTTGTTTTAGTAGCTTTTTGTAGACTTCTAGTATCTATAGTTTCAATAATGTTAAAAATATTATTTACAAAGAAACAAAAAAATGTCTAA
- a CDS encoding helix-turn-helix domain-containing protein — protein MEAKQFGQFIAGIRKEKKMTQAELAEKIHVTDKAISRWERGLGFPDIQTLEPLAQVLGISVLELMRSEKKKPTGDMDTTETQYTQKEVAEMLQNADDISKQLKKQDKNANIIAGILVIGVGALAWATKIASLGGGLVLGGLSAAVFVSLWYFFQNIDDEESRRIYGVASILSIGILVSLVNYIWGDRIAEWIPGGIERTEQIFWTLWYLFMIAMMMVGTIRCVRRQRQKKEKKYKTVLFTGIMAAIMFATLWQYQNTMQGQRRNMGIWSGAQQYAETLLKKDKNLENDWLIGDESWREGKNTYHIRLTYYSDDDAEKEGRESEYQYTIRFDEAEGYLIKSEGVPEKEYKLANHN, from the coding sequence GTGGAGGCGAAACAGTTCGGGCAGTTCATTGCCGGGATAAGAAAAGAGAAAAAAATGACGCAGGCGGAGCTTGCAGAAAAGATTCATGTGACGGATAAAGCAATCAGCCGGTGGGAGCGTGGACTTGGATTTCCGGATATCCAGACATTAGAACCACTGGCACAGGTACTTGGAATTTCGGTACTGGAATTGATGCGTTCTGAAAAAAAGAAACCGACAGGTGATATGGATACGACAGAAACTCAGTATACCCAGAAGGAGGTAGCTGAGATGCTTCAAAATGCAGATGACATTTCAAAGCAACTGAAAAAGCAGGATAAGAACGCTAATATCATTGCCGGAATTCTGGTGATTGGTGTGGGTGCATTAGCATGGGCAACAAAAATTGCCAGTCTTGGAGGCGGTCTTGTGCTCGGCGGACTCTCAGCAGCTGTGTTTGTTTCTCTGTGGTATTTTTTTCAGAATATTGATGATGAAGAAAGCCGGAGAATTTACGGTGTGGCATCGATTTTGTCTATTGGAATATTGGTATCACTGGTTAATTATATCTGGGGTGACCGTATTGCAGAGTGGATTCCGGGTGGAATAGAACGAACAGAACAGATTTTCTGGACATTGTGGTATCTGTTCATGATTGCGATGATGATGGTTGGAACAATCCGGTGTGTCCGTCGGCAAAGACAGAAAAAAGAAAAGAAGTATAAAACGGTTCTTTTTACAGGAATTATGGCAGCTATTATGTTTGCTACACTCTGGCAGTATCAGAATACCATGCAGGGACAGCGCCGGAATATGGGAATCTGGAGCGGGGCACAGCAATATGCTGAGACATTACTGAAAAAGGATAAAAATCTTGAAAACGACTGGCTGATCGGTGATGAATCATGGCGAGAAGGAAAGAATACTTATCATATCCGGCTAACATATTATTCTGATGATGATGCTGAAAAAGAAGGCAGAGAGAGTGAATATCAGTACACCATTCGTTTTGATGAAGCAGAAGGGTATCTTATCAAATCCGAAGGTGTTCCGGAGAAGGAATATAAACTTGCAAACCATAACTAA
- a CDS encoding nitroreductase family protein, translating to MNSIFHRISVRKFEDRPVEKEKIVQVLKAGMQAPSACNQQPWEFYVVTDKEKIQELSTATPYSKCAAGAPVVIVPVYRTEGLVAPSYAEIDLSIAQQNIWLETDEIGLGGVWIGIAPIEERMELVHKMLDLPENVKVFSLFAMGYPAEERPQQDRFNPERIHFMAPEE from the coding sequence ATGAACAGTATTTTTCACAGAATCAGTGTTAGAAAATTCGAGGACAGACCGGTAGAGAAAGAAAAAATCGTGCAGGTTTTAAAAGCCGGGATGCAGGCGCCGAGTGCGTGCAACCAGCAGCCATGGGAGTTCTATGTAGTGACAGATAAAGAGAAGATACAGGAATTGTCTACTGCAACCCCATATTCCAAATGTGCAGCAGGGGCACCGGTCGTAATTGTACCAGTATATCGGACAGAAGGATTAGTTGCACCGTCTTATGCAGAGATAGACCTTTCCATTGCACAGCAGAATATCTGGCTGGAGACAGATGAAATCGGACTTGGCGGAGTCTGGATCGGAATAGCTCCGATTGAAGAGAGAATGGAACTTGTACACAAGATGCTGGATCTTCCGGAAAATGTAAAAGTATTTTCCTTATTTGCGATGGGATATCCGGCAGAGGAAAGACCACAGCAGGACAGATTCAATCCGGAGAGAATACATTTTATGGCACCGGAGGAATAA
- a CDS encoding YeiH family protein → MDFIKKNLSGILVCFIIAVPAWLLGKAFPVIGGPVIAILAGMLITLIWTDKGKAEAGIKWTSKIILQTAVVLLGFGMNLGVIMKTGKQSLPIIICTISTSLIIAWLLHRIINVPSNTAILVGVGSSICGGSAIAATAPVIDADDTEVAQAISVIFFFNVIAAVLFPVLGHVLGFDTTSGSSFGLFAGTAINDTSSVTAAASTWDSMWNLGNETLNNAVTVKLTRTLAIIPITLVLSLIHAKSASVNGEKAGNFSIKRAFPMFILYFIIAAIITTACMSMGISADVFAPLKELSKFFIIMAMAAIGLNSNVIKLIKSGGKPLLLGASCWIGITIVSLTMQHIMHLW, encoded by the coding sequence ATGGATTTTATCAAAAAGAACTTATCTGGTATTTTGGTTTGTTTTATAATTGCTGTACCTGCCTGGCTTCTTGGAAAAGCTTTTCCGGTCATCGGCGGTCCGGTCATTGCAATTCTCGCCGGAATGCTCATCACATTGATTTGGACAGATAAAGGGAAAGCAGAAGCCGGCATTAAATGGACTTCCAAAATTATTCTCCAGACTGCTGTCGTACTATTAGGATTCGGAATGAACCTCGGTGTAATCATGAAGACCGGGAAACAATCACTGCCAATTATTATCTGTACGATCAGTACTTCCCTAATCATTGCATGGTTACTTCACAGAATTATCAATGTTCCGTCCAACACTGCGATTCTGGTTGGTGTTGGTTCTTCCATCTGTGGAGGTTCTGCTATCGCAGCTACTGCTCCGGTTATTGACGCCGACGATACGGAAGTTGCCCAGGCCATTTCCGTTATCTTTTTCTTCAACGTCATTGCTGCTGTACTATTCCCTGTACTTGGACACGTCCTCGGCTTTGACACAACGAGCGGTTCTTCCTTCGGACTGTTCGCCGGAACAGCAATTAACGACACTTCTTCTGTAACCGCAGCTGCATCCACCTGGGACAGCATGTGGAATCTTGGAAATGAAACATTGAATAATGCTGTTACCGTTAAGCTGACTCGTACACTTGCAATCATTCCAATTACACTTGTATTGTCTCTGATCCACGCAAAATCCGCATCTGTAAATGGTGAAAAAGCAGGAAATTTTAGCATAAAGAGAGCATTTCCGATGTTTATTTTATACTTCATCATTGCAGCAATTATCACTACTGCATGTATGAGTATGGGAATTAGTGCTGATGTATTCGCACCGCTGAAAGAACTGTCCAAATTCTTCATCATTATGGCCATGGCTGCCATTGGTCTGAACAGTAATGTTATAAAATTAATAAAATCTGGCGGAAAGCCACTTCTTCTCGGTGCTTCCTGCTGGATTGGAATTACCATTGTCAGTCTGACTATGCAACATATTATGCACCTTTGGTAA
- the cobA gene encoding uroporphyrinogen-III C-methyltransferase has protein sequence MGKVILVGAGAGDTGLLTIKGKKYIEEADCIIYDRLASPELLGMAKHGCECIYVGKENHKHIMKQDAINELLYKKSREYSLVVRLKGGDPYVFGRGGEEALYLRKRKIDIEVVPGVSSVVAALADAGIPITHRGIAKGFQVITAHSKKDEEAQIDYTLLTDESMTCVFLMGLAHVEHIAEELIRAGRRPDTPAAVISNGTLATQKKCIGTLESIGYKVKCAKLESPAIIVVGNVVSLNDQLDFFEKRPLFGRKITVPYIEAIGERTHFNKLITDLQQLGADVDTIMVGKILPIQISDFEKEISSSDWILFTSRNGVRAFFYNMKFNDTDIRCLAKIRFGVVGKATEQELKNYQIKADLVPDEQTGAGLAKALKKQISDQTKVCIFSAKEASEDLERELQKFCHVIKTDAYENVNVSEQDYILKPADTVISEAVFTSASNVERFFQMLTEEIMVERAYSIGKKTTEALKKKNVMNICESEESTYESVVSLITKK, from the coding sequence ATGGGTAAAGTTATATTAGTTGGAGCAGGGGCAGGAGATACCGGTCTGCTCACGATAAAAGGAAAAAAATATATAGAAGAGGCAGACTGTATCATCTATGACAGACTTGCATCGCCGGAACTGCTTGGAATGGCAAAGCATGGCTGTGAGTGCATTTATGTAGGAAAAGAAAATCACAAGCATATCATGAAGCAAGATGCGATCAATGAGTTATTATATAAAAAATCCAGAGAATATAGTCTGGTCGTACGGCTAAAGGGTGGTGATCCTTATGTCTTTGGAAGAGGCGGTGAAGAAGCATTATATCTTCGGAAAAGAAAGATTGATATAGAAGTCGTACCAGGAGTTAGTTCTGTCGTTGCAGCATTGGCAGACGCAGGAATTCCAATTACGCACAGAGGGATTGCAAAAGGTTTTCAGGTCATTACAGCTCACAGCAAAAAAGACGAAGAAGCGCAGATTGATTATACGCTGCTTACCGATGAATCCATGACTTGTGTATTTCTGATGGGACTTGCACATGTAGAACATATTGCAGAAGAACTGATAAGAGCTGGAAGAAGACCGGATACTCCGGCAGCAGTGATATCCAACGGAACACTGGCTACGCAGAAAAAATGTATCGGAACATTGGAGAGTATCGGATATAAAGTAAAATGTGCAAAACTGGAATCTCCGGCAATCATTGTTGTGGGGAATGTTGTTTCACTGAATGACCAATTGGATTTTTTTGAAAAACGTCCATTATTCGGGAGAAAAATAACCGTACCATATATTGAAGCTATAGGAGAACGAACACATTTCAATAAGCTGATTACAGATTTGCAACAGCTCGGAGCAGATGTTGATACAATCATGGTTGGAAAGATTCTACCAATCCAAATTTCAGATTTTGAAAAAGAAATTAGCAGCTCCGACTGGATTCTCTTTACAAGCAGAAATGGTGTCAGGGCTTTTTTCTATAATATGAAATTCAATGACACAGATATCCGATGCCTTGCAAAAATTCGTTTTGGAGTTGTAGGGAAAGCAACAGAGCAGGAGTTAAAGAACTATCAGATAAAAGCAGATTTAGTTCCAGATGAGCAGACAGGAGCCGGACTTGCCAAAGCTTTAAAAAAACAGATCAGTGACCAAACGAAAGTCTGTATATTTTCTGCAAAAGAGGCCTCCGAAGACTTGGAGAGAGAACTTCAGAAATTTTGCCATGTCATAAAAACAGATGCATATGAAAATGTAAATGTATCAGAGCAAGATTATATATTAAAGCCTGCAGATACAGTTATTTCAGAAGCTGTATTTACAAGTGCGTCCAATGTGGAACGTTTTTTTCAGATGCTGACAGAGGAGATAATGGTAGAACGAGCTTATTCTATTGGAAAAAAGACGACAGAAGCACTTAAGAAAAAGAATGTAATGAATATTTGCGAGTCGGAAGAAAGTACTTATGAGTCAGTTGTTTCTTTGATAACAAAAAAATAA
- a CDS encoding aldo/keto reductase: MYQADEKRYETMQYNRCGKSGLLLPKVSLGLWHNFGSNGDYDNMKAMCFTAFDHGITHFDLANNYGPEPGSAEINFGRILKEDLGVYRDEMLISTKAGFDMWDGPYGNWGSKKYLTASLDQSLKRMGLEYVDIFYHHRMDPETPLEETMETLAQIVRSGKALYVGISNYDGVHMEKAATILKELHCPFIINQNRYSIFDRTIEKNGLKEAAVESGKGIIAFSPLAQGTLTNRYLNGIPSDSRIATDGRFLKASQLTEEKITSIRGLNEIAKERGESLAQMALNWVLKDGIVTSVLVGASKPEQILDNLKVLESAPFTDEELKKIDALSLVHAK; this comes from the coding sequence ATGTACCAGGCAGACGAAAAACGATATGAAACTATGCAGTATAATCGATGTGGGAAAAGTGGGTTATTATTACCAAAAGTTTCGTTGGGACTTTGGCATAACTTTGGATCAAATGGTGATTATGATAATATGAAAGCAATGTGCTTTACAGCATTTGATCACGGGATCACACACTTTGACCTTGCCAATAACTATGGTCCGGAGCCGGGAAGTGCAGAGATTAATTTTGGGAGAATCCTAAAAGAGGATCTCGGAGTTTATCGCGATGAGATGTTGATAAGTACAAAAGCCGGTTTTGATATGTGGGATGGTCCTTATGGAAACTGGGGAAGTAAAAAATATCTAACAGCAAGTCTGGATCAGAGTCTGAAAAGAATGGGACTGGAGTATGTCGATATCTTCTATCATCACCGTATGGATCCGGAAACTCCATTAGAGGAAACAATGGAAACACTGGCGCAGATTGTCCGAAGCGGAAAAGCACTGTATGTTGGGATTTCTAATTATGATGGAGTACATATGGAGAAGGCAGCTACAATTCTGAAAGAGCTGCATTGTCCATTTATAATTAATCAGAACCGCTATTCTATTTTCGACCGCACAATCGAAAAAAATGGATTGAAAGAAGCGGCAGTAGAGTCTGGAAAAGGAATCATTGCATTCAGCCCACTGGCACAGGGAACATTAACAAACCGCTATCTGAACGGAATTCCGTCAGACAGCCGTATTGCAACAGATGGACGATTCCTTAAGGCAAGTCAGTTGACAGAAGAAAAAATCACAAGTATCCGTGGTTTAAATGAAATTGCCAAAGAGAGAGGTGAAAGCCTGGCGCAGATGGCATTGAACTGGGTATTAAAAGATGGCATAGTGACAAGTGTTCTGGTAGGAGCATCAAAACCAGAGCAGATTCTCGATAATCTGAAGGTTCTTGAAAGTGCACCTTTTACAGATGAAGAGCTGAAAAAAATTGATGCATTGAGTCTTGTGCACGCAAAATAA
- a CDS encoding AAA family ATPase: MGQFLNNKEPYDKFKTVMNGTYFVDKSEILEELIPALQQEQRFFCITRPRRFGKTVMANMIAAFFENTGEPSLFEHLHIAEYAGYKEQAGKHDVIYIDFSEMPRECQNYQEYIDRVQNGLVRDIQEAYPELVIENNAAVWDILSLVFNQTGHKFIFVIDEWDAVFHSSFITEKDKKDYLLFLKLLLKGQSYVELAYMTGVLPIAKYSDGSELNMFLEYNMATRVRFSEYFGFSDEEVDMLYQRYLEKTKKPQITRESLREWYDGYHTAAGERLYNPRSVVCALTDNQLSNYWVSSGKYDSIFTYIQYNVDQIQNDLTLMFAGERIPSGIQEYAATAQELKTKEEIYSAMVVYGLLTYDNGMVFIPNKELMEVLKWELVMIKKQKNTPVK, from the coding sequence ATGGGACAATTTTTAAATAATAAAGAACCATATGATAAATTTAAAACGGTTATGAATGGGACGTATTTTGTTGATAAATCAGAAATACTTGAAGAATTAATTCCGGCACTCCAACAGGAACAGCGTTTCTTTTGCATTACCCGCCCTAGACGTTTTGGAAAAACAGTTATGGCAAATATGATTGCTGCTTTTTTTGAAAATACAGGTGAGCCATCTTTATTTGAGCATCTTCATATAGCAGAGTATGCCGGATATAAAGAACAGGCAGGAAAGCATGATGTGATTTATATTGATTTCAGTGAGATGCCCAGAGAATGTCAAAACTATCAGGAATATATAGACCGGGTACAGAACGGACTTGTCAGAGATATACAGGAGGCATATCCAGAACTTGTTATTGAAAATAATGCGGCTGTCTGGGATATATTATCTTTGGTTTTTAATCAGACAGGACATAAATTTATTTTTGTTATTGATGAATGGGACGCAGTTTTTCATAGTTCTTTTATAACAGAAAAAGATAAAAAAGATTATCTGCTTTTTTTAAAGTTATTGCTAAAAGGACAAAGCTATGTAGAACTGGCATATATGACAGGTGTGCTTCCAATCGCAAAATATTCGGACGGCTCCGAATTGAATATGTTTTTAGAATATAATATGGCAACAAGAGTACGGTTCAGTGAATATTTTGGATTTTCTGATGAAGAAGTGGATATGCTGTATCAGCGCTATTTAGAGAAAACAAAAAAGCCACAGATTACCAGAGAAAGTCTAAGAGAATGGTATGACGGGTATCATACAGCAGCAGGAGAACGGTTATATAATCCACGTTCGGTTGTGTGTGCATTGACAGATAATCAATTGTCGAATTACTGGGTCAGTTCCGGAAAGTATGATTCCATTTTTACTTACATTCAGTATAATGTGGATCAGATTCAGAATGATCTTACGCTGATGTTTGCCGGAGAAAGGATACCATCCGGTATACAGGAGTATGCAGCCACAGCACAGGAATTAAAGACAAAAGAAGAGATTTATTCAGCAATGGTTGTATATGGACTTTTAACATATGACAATGGAATGGTTTTTATTCCGAATAAAGAACTCATGGAAGTCTTGAAGTGGGAATTAGTTATGATAAAGAAACAAAAGAACACTCCTGTAAAGTAG
- the hemC gene encoding hydroxymethylbilane synthase gives MRYRVGTRGSKLALAQTKQVIEKLKSAFPEDEFDVVIIKTTGDMDQKSRLDQIGSKGIFVKEIEEELLEEKIHLAVHSMKDMPDTTADGLIFAKAWKREDPRDVLILREAVSVDDLPKGAVIGTGSKRRKYQLLKIRPDLNIVGIRGNVDTRIRKMQEEEMDGIVLAVAGINRLGREQEITCYLEPDQMIPAPAQGTLALEVKADNIQLIRKLNRLSDQETDICVKAERQFLKQIGGSCHLPVGAYCKIQDEKLVLRAMFGTEDGKKMAYTKVESAVLNKIEDSSQIDEICRQIAREAVEKIQMQLSHEE, from the coding sequence ATGAGATACCGGGTAGGAACAAGAGGATCAAAGCTGGCGCTTGCCCAGACAAAGCAGGTTATTGAAAAATTAAAAAGTGCATTTCCGGAAGATGAATTTGATGTAGTAATCATAAAAACGACCGGAGATATGGATCAGAAAAGCCGGCTTGACCAGATTGGATCAAAGGGCATATTTGTAAAAGAAATTGAGGAAGAACTTTTGGAAGAGAAGATTCATCTTGCAGTACACTCTATGAAAGACATGCCAGATACAACGGCAGATGGATTAATATTTGCAAAGGCATGGAAGCGGGAAGATCCAAGAGATGTTCTGATCTTGAGAGAGGCAGTGTCTGTGGACGACCTTCCGAAAGGAGCTGTGATCGGAACGGGAAGCAAGCGTAGAAAGTATCAGCTTCTGAAAATCCGCCCTGATCTTAACATAGTTGGGATCCGTGGAAATGTAGATACAAGGATTCGAAAAATGCAGGAAGAAGAGATGGATGGAATTGTACTTGCCGTAGCAGGTATTAACAGACTAGGAAGAGAGCAAGAGATTACCTGCTATCTTGAGCCGGATCAGATGATTCCGGCTCCGGCCCAGGGGACACTTGCTCTGGAAGTAAAAGCAGATAATATACAATTAATCAGAAAACTAAATAGATTGTCTGATCAGGAAACAGATATATGTGTAAAAGCAGAAAGACAATTTTTGAAACAAATTGGAGGAAGCTGTCATCTTCCGGTAGGAGCATATTGCAAGATACAGGATGAAAAACTAGTATTAAGAGCAATGTTTGGAACGGAGGATGGAAAAAAAATGGCATATACAAAGGTGGAATCTGCAGTTTTAAATAAAATAGAAGATTCATCACAGATAGATGAAATCTGCAGACAGATTGCCAGAGAAGCAGTAGAAAAAATTCAAATGCAATTAAGTCATGAAGAATAA
- a CDS encoding precorrin-2 dehydrogenase/sirohydrochlorin ferrochelatase family protein, translating into MSIVWIGKWCNMAYFPMFVNLKDQLCLVVGGGMVAYRKVKVLLDFEARVVVVGENICDKIYEIAKKSNQLELQKKCFEDADCDNMFMVIAATDDKELNHHIVGICNSKGIMVNAVDQKEDCSFIFSSYIKEKNLIAAFSSGGNSPVLAQYLKSQEKEILTPFLGELNEYMGKIRKRVIEKYDTEEKRKEIFKEIVNTAIENGELPQE; encoded by the coding sequence ATGAGTATAGTATGGATCGGAAAGTGGTGTAATATGGCGTATTTTCCTATGTTTGTGAACTTGAAGGATCAGCTGTGCCTGGTGGTCGGCGGAGGGATGGTGGCATACCGGAAAGTAAAAGTACTTCTGGATTTTGAAGCCAGAGTGGTTGTAGTTGGAGAGAATATCTGCGATAAAATCTATGAAATTGCAAAAAAAAGTAATCAGTTAGAATTACAAAAAAAGTGTTTTGAAGATGCAGATTGTGATAATATGTTTATGGTGATCGCTGCAACAGATGATAAAGAATTGAATCACCATATTGTGGGAATCTGTAATTCAAAAGGAATTATGGTAAATGCTGTGGACCAGAAAGAGGACTGCAGCTTTATCTTTTCTTCATATATAAAAGAAAAAAATCTTATTGCAGCATTTTCGAGTGGTGGAAACAGCCCTGTGCTGGCACAATATTTAAAAAGTCAGGAAAAGGAGATCCTGACACCATTTCTTGGAGAATTGAATGAATATATGGGGAAGATCAGAAAGCGTGTGATAGAAAAGTATGACACAGAAGAAAAACGAAAAGAAATATTTAAAGAAATAGTAAATACAGCCATTGAAAATGGAGAATTGCCACAGGAGTAG
- a CDS encoding 5-methyltetrahydropteroyltriglutamate--homocysteine S-methyltransferase, which yields MSILKTPFRYDFVGSFLRPEKLKQAKKDFSEGKITEKELNDITDECVRDIVTKQKAAGFHAITDGEFRRKFWHLDFMWGFEGVEHEAEGGGVQFNGEVADLEATYLVGKIKAKAHPFVEYFKFLKQFEDKNTVAKYTIPAPAQTYQQMIVPQNIDRTRKFYKNDEKLIQDIGKAYQEVITQFYEAGCRNLQLDDCTWGAIVGDAAKLRYRALGVDIEEVKAQLLKVNNLALEGKPEDMIITSHICRGNYHSTFFTSGPYDSVADYVFAQENVDALLLEYDDERSGGFAPLAKVSPDKKVVLGLITTKKPELEDKEKVIARIHQAAKYIPLDRLCLSPQCGFASCEIGNKLTEEEQWKKLALVKEIAEEVWR from the coding sequence ATGAGTATATTAAAGACACCATTTCGATATGATTTTGTAGGAAGTTTCCTGAGACCGGAAAAACTAAAACAGGCTAAGAAGGATTTCAGTGAAGGTAAAATTACAGAAAAAGAATTAAACGATATTACAGATGAATGTGTCCGTGATATTGTAACGAAGCAGAAAGCGGCAGGTTTTCATGCAATCACAGATGGAGAGTTCCGCAGAAAATTCTGGCACCTGGATTTTATGTGGGGATTTGAAGGCGTTGAACATGAGGCAGAAGGTGGCGGAGTTCAGTTTAACGGAGAAGTTGCTGACCTTGAAGCAACTTATCTTGTAGGAAAAATTAAAGCGAAAGCACACCCGTTTGTAGAATATTTCAAATTTCTCAAACAGTTTGAAGATAAAAATACAGTTGCAAAATATACAATTCCGGCACCGGCACAGACATATCAGCAGATGATTGTGCCACAGAATATTGACCGGACAAGAAAATTCTATAAGAATGATGAGAAATTGATTCAGGACATCGGAAAGGCTTATCAAGAAGTTATCACACAGTTTTACGAGGCTGGCTGCCGAAATCTTCAGCTTGATGACTGCACATGGGGAGCCATTGTCGGAGATGCGGCAAAACTCAGATACAGAGCACTGGGAGTGGACATTGAAGAAGTAAAGGCACAACTTCTGAAAGTCAACAATCTTGCATTGGAAGGAAAACCAGAAGATATGATCATTACTTCACATATTTGCAGAGGTAATTATCATTCCACATTCTTCACAAGTGGCCCATATGATTCCGTTGCGGATTATGTATTTGCGCAGGAAAATGTAGACGCGCTCCTTCTTGAGTATGACGATGAAAGATCCGGTGGATTTGCACCACTTGCAAAAGTATCTCCGGATAAGAAAGTCGTTCTTGGTCTGATTACAACAAAGAAACCAGAGTTAGAAGATAAGGAAAAAGTCATTGCTAGAATTCATCAGGCAGCAAAATACATTCCATTAGACCGTCTGTGTTTAAGCCCACAGTGCGGATTTGCCTCCTGCGAGATTGGAAATAAGCTGACAGAAGAAGAGCAGTGGAAAAAATTAGCTCTTGTAAAAGAAATAGCAGAAGAAGTCTGGAGATAA
- a CDS encoding calcium/sodium antiporter yields MELVKSIIILVIGFALLMKGADYFVEGSSSVAKRLYIPSMIIGMTIVAMGTSLPECAVSVTASLAGNNTLAVSNVVGSNIFNLMVVCGACALFAPLTIKKDTLVKEFPLSIICSVLLIALGYLGMKLGHIDGIVFLILFAGYLVWMINSVKKARAVHKEDELMKESGEYVEDEIRIIPMWKSILFIVGGMIAIKFGGDFVVDSASDIALSFGLSQTLIGLTIVALGTSLPELVTSIVAARKNEVDMALGNVIGSNIFNILLVLGIAAAISPVGFLMDNIVDTLILIIMSSAVLVFAWTSKVINRKEGIAMLCMYAVYMVYICMR; encoded by the coding sequence ATGGAACTTGTAAAATCAATCATCATTCTTGTTATAGGATTTGCACTTTTGATGAAAGGAGCAGATTATTTCGTAGAAGGAAGTTCATCGGTAGCAAAACGACTCTATATTCCTTCCATGATTATCGGTATGACAATTGTAGCTATGGGAACGAGTCTTCCGGAATGCGCGGTCAGTGTAACAGCATCACTTGCCGGGAATAATACACTTGCGGTCAGCAATGTTGTCGGATCGAACATTTTTAATCTTATGGTCGTATGTGGAGCATGTGCTTTATTTGCCCCGCTTACAATAAAAAAAGATACGCTTGTAAAAGAATTTCCATTATCGATTATCTGTTCAGTTCTGCTGATTGCACTGGGATATCTGGGAATGAAGTTGGGACATATCGATGGAATTGTCTTTTTAATTCTTTTCGCAGGTTATCTTGTCTGGATGATCAATTCCGTAAAGAAAGCAAGAGCAGTGCACAAAGAGGACGAGCTGATGAAAGAATCCGGAGAGTATGTAGAAGATGAAATCAGAATTATTCCAATGTGGAAAAGCATACTCTTTATTGTTGGAGGGATGATCGCAATTAAATTCGGAGGTGATTTTGTTGTTGACAGTGCATCAGATATTGCATTGTCATTCGGACTTAGCCAGACACTGATCGGACTTACAATCGTTGCACTTGGAACAAGTCTTCCAGAGCTTGTGACATCCATTGTTGCAGCGAGAAAGAACGAAGTTGATATGGCGCTTGGAAATGTAATAGGTTCTAACATTTTTAACATTTTACTTGTGCTTGGAATTGCAGCAGCAATCAGTCCGGTAGGATTTCTGATGGACAATATTGTGGACACTCTTATACTGATTATAATGAGTAGTGCAGTTCTTGTATTTGCGTGGACTTCAAAAGTCATTAACCGAAAAGAAGGCATTGCTATGTTATGCATGTACGCAGTATATATGGTATATATATGCATGCGATAA